One Caldalkalibacillus uzonensis DNA window includes the following coding sequences:
- a CDS encoding TRAP transporter permease has product MTKQDTTQTQNQTQDDSLLEKYDRESAYRKKLGKWAWVVSFLAISLTLFHLYTASFGILRSQMQGAIHVGTALGLIFLLYPVKKGIQRKQKSVPWYDVILAFTSLFVGYYFAFFLDELTVRIPRGNATELDIIVATLGVLLVLEATRRCVGLPIVVIATLFMIYALYGQQMPFFPHRGFTWENLVIRLYFSTEAIFGTPIQVSSKFIFLFLFFGVLLIKTGIGQFFNDLAFAATGRYTGGTAKAAVAASALQGTVTGSSVANTVSSGSFTIPMMKKSGFKPEFAAAAEASASTGGQLMPPIMGAAAFLLAEYTRIPYSQVMLAALIPALLYFTGVFMGVHFESKRLGIKGLPKELLPDIKEVILRRGYMILPLVLIFSTLLMGFSPIRAALVGIATAFVLSFFRKETRFSFRDILETLEQGARVALPVIAACATAGIIAGIVVITGLGGKIAGGIINLSGGVLFLTLIYTMFACILLGMGLPTTANYVVTASIAAPALVSHPDFAVPVLAAHLFVFYFGIVADITPPVCLAAYAGSGIARSNPFMTGVTAVKLAVAAYIIPYIFVFNPMLILIDYTPLLLALAVLTALFGMVGISSALMGYLIRRAYVWERIILFVAGLLLISPNKWVDLAGLVLIALIWFIQKQRADDSGLNNKQVEPQQT; this is encoded by the coding sequence ATGACTAAACAAGATACAACTCAAACGCAGAACCAAACCCAGGATGACTCCCTCTTGGAAAAATATGACCGGGAAAGTGCTTACCGCAAAAAATTAGGAAAGTGGGCTTGGGTTGTCTCTTTTTTAGCCATTTCACTGACGTTGTTCCATCTGTATACAGCTTCATTTGGCATCCTGCGCTCTCAGATGCAGGGGGCGATCCACGTGGGAACGGCTTTGGGTCTCATCTTTCTTTTGTATCCTGTGAAAAAAGGAATACAGCGCAAACAAAAAAGTGTCCCCTGGTACGATGTCATACTGGCTTTCACCTCTCTCTTTGTTGGCTATTATTTTGCTTTCTTTCTCGATGAGTTAACAGTTCGTATCCCTAGAGGCAATGCAACTGAGCTGGATATTATTGTGGCGACACTTGGGGTTCTGCTCGTTCTGGAAGCCACACGCCGCTGTGTCGGCTTGCCGATCGTCGTTATAGCCACGCTGTTTATGATTTATGCCTTGTACGGCCAGCAAATGCCTTTCTTTCCCCATCGCGGCTTTACATGGGAAAATCTGGTAATACGATTATACTTTAGTACAGAAGCTATTTTCGGTACACCTATTCAAGTGTCGTCTAAGTTTATCTTCCTGTTCCTCTTTTTTGGCGTGCTGCTGATCAAGACAGGGATTGGCCAGTTCTTCAATGATTTGGCCTTTGCTGCCACTGGCCGATATACAGGGGGAACAGCGAAGGCAGCTGTAGCAGCTAGTGCTTTACAAGGAACAGTAACAGGAAGTTCCGTAGCCAATACGGTCAGTTCGGGATCCTTTACCATCCCTATGATGAAAAAATCGGGGTTTAAACCGGAGTTTGCAGCAGCTGCAGAAGCTTCGGCCTCCACAGGCGGCCAATTAATGCCCCCGATTATGGGTGCTGCTGCCTTCTTGCTGGCTGAGTACACTCGCATCCCCTACAGTCAGGTCATGCTGGCTGCCCTGATTCCTGCTTTGCTTTATTTCACCGGTGTGTTTATGGGTGTGCACTTCGAGTCCAAAAGGCTGGGCATTAAAGGCCTGCCCAAAGAACTGTTACCAGATATTAAAGAAGTGATCTTGCGCCGCGGCTATATGATTTTGCCCTTGGTGCTGATCTTTAGCACATTACTGATGGGCTTCTCACCTATTCGTGCAGCCCTGGTGGGTATTGCCACCGCATTTGTGCTCAGTTTCTTTAGAAAGGAAACTCGCTTTTCATTTAGGGATATATTAGAAACGTTGGAGCAAGGGGCACGGGTTGCTTTACCCGTGATCGCGGCTTGTGCGACCGCTGGGATTATTGCCGGAATCGTTGTGATCACAGGATTGGGAGGCAAAATAGCCGGTGGGATTATCAATCTGTCCGGCGGTGTTCTGTTCTTGACCTTAATCTATACCATGTTTGCTTGCATCCTGCTGGGCATGGGGCTGCCGACCACGGCTAACTATGTGGTCACCGCTTCCATTGCTGCACCCGCCTTAGTGAGTCATCCTGACTTTGCTGTACCTGTGCTTGCCGCACACTTGTTTGTGTTCTACTTTGGCATTGTGGCTGACATTACACCACCTGTCTGTCTTGCCGCATACGCAGGTTCAGGTATCGCCCGCTCCAATCCGTTTATGACAGGAGTAACAGCGGTCAAACTGGCTGTAGCAGCATACATCATTCCTTACATTTTTGTCTTTAATCCCATGCTCATTCTGATCGACTATACACCATTATTATTAGCACTTGCTGTGCTCACTGCACTGTTTGGGATGGTCGGGATCAGCAGTGCTTTAATGGGTTATCTGATTCGCCGCGCCTATGTTTGGGAGCGTATCATCTTATTTGTAGCGGGACTGTTACTCATTTCCCCCAATAAATGGGTGGACTTAGCCGGATTGGTGCTTATTGCCCTGATCTGGTTCATCCAGAAACAACGTGCCGATGACTCCGGCCTTAACAATAAGCAGGTTGAACCACAGCAAACTTAA
- a CDS encoding TAXI family TRAP transporter solute-binding subunit, giving the protein MKNRKFGLLALLLALALVLAACGAAQDDGQEPEAEGNGDATEEAPQEGTDGYYVMGTGSTGGTYYPLGQEMVNVWNNHIDANFDAVASGASVENLSKIGTGEFDLGMTVHIPALEAYNGEGEFADGAITNFAFIGHIYPEVLQIVVREGSGIESIEDLRGKRVAIGPAGSGTQAVAKLVLEAYGLEDGDYEAFQEDFGAARDRLQDNTIDASFGLLGLPNAGIEELQASAGDVKLLEISAEALEYIEANSGYEAYTIPAGTYNWIDEDVTVVSAYAVLVANTDKVNDDLAYELARVMIEHADENTHPQSDHTTLENALLGSDGLPIHPGAERYYQEQGVLD; this is encoded by the coding sequence ATGAAGAACAGAAAGTTTGGCTTGCTTGCCTTACTCCTTGCTTTGGCCTTAGTCTTGGCTGCCTGTGGAGCTGCCCAAGACGATGGTCAGGAGCCTGAAGCAGAAGGCAATGGCGATGCTACTGAAGAAGCACCCCAAGAAGGTACTGACGGATATTATGTGATGGGAACCGGTAGTACTGGAGGGACCTATTATCCCTTAGGACAAGAAATGGTTAATGTATGGAACAATCACATTGATGCTAATTTTGACGCTGTAGCTTCCGGTGCTTCTGTGGAGAACCTGTCCAAAATCGGCACAGGTGAGTTTGACTTGGGTATGACAGTACACATTCCTGCTCTGGAAGCCTACAATGGTGAAGGTGAGTTTGCTGACGGTGCTATTACCAATTTCGCTTTCATCGGCCATATTTATCCTGAAGTATTGCAAATTGTGGTCCGTGAAGGCAGTGGGATTGAAAGCATTGAAGATCTGCGCGGCAAACGGGTGGCCATTGGACCTGCGGGAAGCGGAACCCAGGCTGTGGCCAAACTGGTACTGGAAGCCTACGGTCTTGAAGATGGCGATTATGAAGCGTTCCAAGAGGATTTTGGTGCTGCCAGAGACCGTCTTCAAGACAATACCATAGATGCTTCCTTTGGCTTGCTTGGTTTGCCCAATGCAGGCATTGAGGAACTGCAAGCTTCTGCCGGTGATGTGAAGCTTCTGGAGATTTCTGCTGAGGCCCTTGAATATATCGAAGCAAACAGCGGCTATGAAGCCTACACCATCCCGGCCGGAACCTATAATTGGATTGATGAGGACGTGACCGTGGTTTCCGCCTATGCCGTTTTGGTGGCTAATACAGATAAGGTTAACGACGACCTTGCCTATGAGTTGGCGCGTGTCATGATTGAGCATGCTGATGAGAACACTCATCCTCAATCAGACCACACCACACTTGAAAATGCCCTATTAGGTTCTGATGGACTGCCGATCCATCCGGGTGCTGAAAGATATTATCAAGAACAAGGTGTTTTAGATTAA
- a CDS encoding aspartate aminotransferase family protein, producing the protein MAIVAHQDPLQLLKNRTKKSYQLFQEAQQVMPGGVTANIKYFDPYPIMMAEAEGSRLKDVDGNEYVDYLLAYGALILGHGHHKVTNAVIRQMVTKGTTIFGTPHELEVEMAKRLVKLYPGVEQVRYTNSGTEATLLAIRLAHAYTGKSKIAKFEGHYHGGYDQVLLSINPPLDQAGPADAPVAVPDSAGIDVYYQEHTIILPFNDLEATADILKARKEELAAVVVEPVQAGFIPATESFMQGLRKLTEELGILLIFDEVKTCFRVALGGAQSLYGIKPDLTALGKVLGGGFPVGAVGGKKEIMDVASPHGKKDVFEMNVKSKKKDVLFHSGTYNGHPSVLAAGLATLDVLEEGDNFETIVRTTEKLRRGLENVLRYYQIPVQTLGLGTIFNLVMTTEPITNYRDLQNANLDLRRQLDYYLLTLGVYTKPLNRYSLSLAHSDREIQETIDAYEAAAKQLLVKRGSQLNQD; encoded by the coding sequence ATGGCGATTGTAGCCCATCAAGATCCGCTTCAATTATTAAAAAACAGAACAAAAAAATCGTATCAACTGTTTCAAGAAGCTCAGCAGGTGATGCCGGGGGGTGTCACAGCCAATATTAAATACTTTGATCCGTATCCCATTATGATGGCCGAAGCTGAGGGCTCCCGTCTAAAAGATGTGGACGGCAACGAGTATGTGGATTACTTACTGGCCTATGGGGCCCTGATTCTGGGACATGGCCATCATAAAGTAACCAATGCGGTTATCAGACAGATGGTGACCAAGGGGACCACTATTTTTGGCACCCCCCATGAATTGGAAGTTGAAATGGCCAAACGTCTGGTTAAGCTCTATCCAGGAGTGGAGCAGGTCCGTTACACCAACTCTGGCACAGAAGCCACCTTGCTGGCGATCCGCCTAGCCCATGCTTATACAGGTAAATCAAAAATTGCCAAGTTTGAGGGGCATTACCATGGAGGATATGACCAGGTGCTGTTAAGTATCAATCCGCCCCTTGATCAAGCGGGACCAGCCGATGCACCCGTGGCCGTGCCTGATTCAGCAGGGATAGATGTTTATTATCAGGAACATACCATTATTTTACCTTTTAACGATCTCGAAGCGACTGCTGACATTTTAAAAGCCCGCAAAGAGGAGTTGGCTGCAGTGGTCGTGGAACCGGTACAGGCTGGTTTTATCCCTGCCACTGAATCATTCATGCAAGGCTTGCGTAAGTTAACAGAAGAACTTGGCATACTGCTGATTTTTGATGAAGTGAAAACGTGCTTCCGTGTCGCCTTGGGAGGGGCCCAATCCCTCTATGGTATCAAACCAGATCTCACTGCTCTGGGCAAAGTCTTGGGTGGCGGCTTCCCAGTCGGTGCTGTCGGGGGTAAGAAAGAGATCATGGACGTGGCTTCTCCGCATGGAAAAAAAGATGTGTTTGAGATGAATGTCAAATCAAAGAAGAAAGACGTTCTCTTCCATAGCGGGACATACAATGGACATCCTTCTGTTCTGGCAGCGGGATTGGCTACTCTGGATGTGCTGGAAGAGGGAGACAACTTTGAGACCATTGTCAGAACAACGGAAAAACTTAGACGCGGACTGGAAAATGTGTTAAGATATTATCAGATTCCTGTGCAAACATTGGGACTGGGAACCATCTTTAATCTGGTCATGACCACTGAACCTATCACCAATTATCGGGATTTGCAAAATGCGAACCTTGATTTACGCAGGCAATTGGATTATTATCTCCTAACACTAGGAGTTTATACGAAGCCGCTGAACCGTTATTCCCTGTCTCTGGCTCACAGTGACCGCGAGATTCAGGAGACCATTGATGCTTATGAAGCGGCAGCCAAGCAGTTGCTGGTGAAGAGAGGTTCACAGTTAAATCAAGACTGA
- a CDS encoding MurR/RpiR family transcriptional regulator, with the protein MYKSDIYERIMEKMGQMSKSQQKIAQYIINHPDSAPFLTASKLAQLSGVGEATVVRFAVFLGYQGYPDMQRHLQEALKRQWTTVERLQMTSMANRDKKESVVHEVLHDDISNLQATLQQIDKDEFNKAVKAIIEAENIYIIAYRSAASLGAFLEFYLDLVLQNTELIVQADGISEHLLGMTDKDLVIGMGFARYTKRTVEVMKYAQEKGAKTMCLTDHILSPLMPYADIRLTAASDINSFINSFVAPLSIINALITAVTRIEKEKVEKRLEELEDLWESFRVFHHSFADEQA; encoded by the coding sequence TTGTACAAATCAGATATTTATGAACGGATCATGGAAAAAATGGGTCAGATGAGCAAGTCACAACAGAAGATTGCCCAATATATTATTAACCATCCAGATTCGGCTCCTTTCCTTACGGCCAGCAAGCTGGCCCAGTTATCTGGCGTTGGCGAGGCCACTGTTGTCCGCTTTGCCGTCTTCCTTGGTTACCAGGGGTATCCTGACATGCAACGCCATTTGCAAGAAGCGTTGAAGCGCCAATGGACGACAGTCGAACGTCTGCAAATGACCAGCATGGCCAACCGTGATAAAAAGGAAAGTGTGGTTCATGAGGTATTGCATGATGATATCTCCAACTTGCAGGCCACTCTGCAGCAGATTGACAAAGACGAGTTTAACAAGGCAGTCAAGGCCATTATTGAAGCTGAGAATATTTATATTATCGCCTATCGCAGTGCAGCCAGTTTAGGCGCTTTTCTGGAATTTTATCTTGATCTGGTGTTGCAAAACACGGAGTTGATTGTGCAAGCAGATGGCATATCCGAGCATTTATTGGGCATGACAGATAAAGATCTGGTGATTGGCATGGGTTTTGCCCGTTACACGAAGCGAACGGTTGAAGTGATGAAATATGCCCAGGAAAAAGGGGCCAAAACCATGTGCCTGACCGATCATATTTTGTCCCCGTTAATGCCCTATGCTGATATACGTCTCACTGCAGCCAGTGATATTAACTCTTTTATTAATTCATTTGTGGCACCGCTCAGTATTATCAATGCCTTGATCACAGCTGTAACCCGGATTGAAAAAGAGAAAGTGGAAAAACGGCTGGAGGAATTGGAAGACTTATGGGAGAGCTTTCGTGTTTTTCATCACTCATTTGCCGATGAACAGGCCTAA
- the lspA gene encoding signal peptidase II — MIYFLIALGVLVFDQITKWLVVRYMDIGQSIPIIEGVFYLTSHRNAGAAFGILQNQRLFFIIITTIVVNGVIYYIVKVKDQKKLLSLSLALILGGALGNFIDRLFMGEVVDFLDVKIVIGSFFYDYPIFNIADSALVIGVGLMLVNTLREGRKEKSKDR; from the coding sequence ATGATCTACTTCTTGATCGCACTTGGAGTTTTGGTTTTTGATCAAATCACCAAATGGCTGGTTGTGCGCTACATGGACATCGGCCAATCCATTCCGATTATCGAAGGCGTTTTTTATTTGACTTCACACCGTAATGCGGGTGCTGCGTTTGGCATCTTGCAAAATCAGCGTCTTTTTTTCATCATTATTACCACCATCGTAGTGAACGGTGTCATCTATTATATTGTGAAGGTTAAAGATCAGAAAAAATTGCTTTCCCTGTCCTTGGCTCTGATTTTGGGCGGTGCATTAGGCAACTTTATTGACCGCTTATTCATGGGTGAAGTCGTTGACTTTTTGGATGTGAAAATTGTGATCGGGTCATTTTTTTATGATTACCCCATTTTTAATATAGCTGACAGTGCCCTGGTGATCGGGGTAGGATTAATGCTGGTGAATACGCTAAGAGAGGGACGTAAAGAAAAATCAAAGGATCGATGA
- a CDS encoding RluA family pseudouridine synthase, translating to MSQAHIFDWQYEEADGIRIDKFLAEESEGWSRSQIQSWIKEGRVTVNGQPVKVNYKLTENDHVVLRVPPPQEVDIKPEPMDLDIVYEDEDVLVVNKPRGLVVHPAPGHYSGTLVNGLLAHCTDLSGINGVLRPGIVHRIDKDTSGLLMVAKNDRAHLSLAKQLSGHRVIRKYVALVHGQVGPGSGTINAPIGRDPHNRQRMAVVAGGKPAVTHFEVIQRFTRYSLIECRLETGRTHQIRVHMKYIGHPLAGDPVYGPAKTLPIDGQALHAKVLGFEHPSSGEQMIFDSPLPQDMEQLINSLD from the coding sequence ATGTCACAAGCGCATATTTTCGATTGGCAGTATGAAGAAGCAGACGGGATACGCATCGATAAATTTCTGGCTGAAGAGAGTGAAGGGTGGTCACGCTCCCAGATTCAAAGCTGGATCAAAGAGGGGCGTGTAACGGTGAACGGCCAGCCGGTTAAAGTAAATTATAAGCTGACCGAGAATGATCATGTGGTGTTGCGGGTACCACCTCCGCAGGAAGTGGATATTAAACCGGAACCAATGGATTTGGATATTGTTTACGAAGATGAAGACGTGCTTGTGGTAAACAAGCCAAGGGGCCTTGTTGTGCATCCCGCTCCGGGGCATTACAGCGGGACGCTGGTCAATGGCTTGCTGGCCCACTGCACAGACTTGTCAGGCATAAACGGAGTTTTACGCCCCGGTATTGTACATCGGATCGATAAAGATACCTCAGGCTTGCTGATGGTGGCGAAAAATGACCGCGCCCATCTGTCCTTAGCCAAACAATTAAGCGGGCACCGTGTCATCCGCAAATATGTGGCCTTGGTGCATGGACAAGTGGGTCCCGGTTCAGGAACGATCAATGCCCCCATTGGCCGGGACCCTCACAACCGGCAGCGAATGGCTGTGGTTGCCGGTGGCAAGCCGGCTGTCACTCATTTTGAGGTGATTCAACGTTTTACTCGCTACAGCTTAATCGAGTGCCGTTTGGAGACGGGACGGACCCACCAAATCAGGGTTCATATGAAGTATATTGGCCATCCCTTGGCTGGTGATCCTGTCTACGGTCCCGCCAAAACGCTGCCCATCGACGGCCAAGCCTTGCATGCCAAGGTACTGGGCTTTGAACATCCCTCAAGTGGAGAGCAGATGATTTTTGATTCTCCGCTGCCCCAAGACATGGAGCAACTGATCAATTCGTTAGATTGA